tgtgtgcagatccaggtatctcggggcaTAGTAGCAGTTGCTGATCTTGCCAGTTGAGGACTTTCTGTAGAGATTTGCGAGGTAGTTGTTTGGCGACCACAGTTCCGCCTTCTCCTTTCCTTATCTTCCTTATAGTACTTTTATTCAAACATTTTAAGACTATGTAGTCTTTTATATTTCAGACAGTTGTAGTatgttgctcatgacttagtgacacgcGAGGTCGGGATTATGTATTTCTTTTCGCTGTATTTGAGTTCTATTTTTATCTTGTTGGATTtctatttaaaatataattcTTCTTAAGTCTTAAATTGGAAAACGGAGTAAATGGGTAATAATTGGctggcctagtatcacgataggtgccatcacgacgtggttagattttgggtcatgacaccaagaacccccaaactccatcttacacgcacgaagcatatcctccaatatctgaatagtgcactcggactgcccgtccatctaagggtgaaattatgtgctcaactcaacccaggTACCTAAATCATGTTGTATGGCTCTCCATAAAAGCGATGTAAACTACGTACCCCAGTcagaaatgatagataccggcacgccATGAAGCTTGACAATCTCGCGAATATAAACCTGAGCCAACtgctctaaagaataagtagtcaccactggattgaaatgagctgacttggtcaacctatccataatcacccaaactacatcaaactttctctgagtccgtgggagcccaacaacatAATCCATCgtaatccgctcccatttccactccggaatctctagcttctgaagcaatccaccttgccgctgatgctcatacttcacctgctgacaatttaggaACCGAACtacatactctactttgttcttcttcattctcctccactaataatgctgcctaaagtcttgatacatcttggaggcacctagatgaatagagtatcgcAAACTGCGAGCCTCTTGGAGAATCAACTAACGCaaaccatctacattgggcatacATAGCCTGCATGCATCCCTAATGCCCCGTCAtctccaatagtgacctcctcggcatcaccgtgctgaaccgtgTCCTTGAGAACAAGTAGATTAGGTTGGCCATACTGATGCTCTCTGAAatgatcataaagagaagacctagaaaccacacaagccaaaactcgacTTGGCTCCAaaacatccaatctaacaaactggttggccaaggcctgaacatccaaggctAATGGCCTCTCTGTTACCGGTAGATTTGCTAAATTGCCCAAGCTCTCTGCcttgcgactcaaggcatcggccaccataatTGCCTTCCCAGGGtgatatagaatagtgatatcatagtccttaagaaACTCTAACCACCTTCGCTGCCGCAAGGTAAGATCTTCTGTTTGAACATATGCTGTAGACTCCAGTGGTCGGTGTTGACCTCACAAgagacaccgtacaaatagtgttatcagatcttcaaggcatgaacaatagctgctaagtCAAGATCATGGACATGATTGTTCTTATCATGCACCTTTAACTCTccagacgcgtaggcaatcaccctaccgtcctgcatcaacaccgtacTGAGATCGATACGCGATGCATCATAGTACATAATATAAGACCCTGAGCCTGAAAGAAACACCA
The Nicotiana sylvestris chromosome 11, ASM39365v2, whole genome shotgun sequence DNA segment above includes these coding regions:
- the LOC138880804 gene encoding uncharacterized protein; this translates as MVADALSRKAESLGNLANLPVTERPLALDVQALANQFVRLDVLEPSRVLACVVSRSSLYDHFREHQYGQPNLLVLKDTVQHGDAEEVTIGDDGALGMHAGYVKYEHQRQGGLLQKLEIPEWKWERITMDYVVGLPRTQRKFDVVWVIMDRLTKSAHFNPVVTTYSLEQLAQVYIREIVKLHGVPVSIISDWGT